A stretch of the Notolabrus celidotus isolate fNotCel1 chromosome 3, fNotCel1.pri, whole genome shotgun sequence genome encodes the following:
- the copb1 gene encoding coatomer subunit beta, whose translation MTAAENVCYTLINVTSDSEPPSEVSLKTDLEKGEIKAKTEALKKVIIMILNGEKLPGLLMTIIRFVLPLQDHTIKKLLLVFWEIVPKTTTDGKLLQEMILVCDAYRKDLQHPNEFIRGSTLRFLCKLKESELLEPLMPAIRACLEHRHSYVRRNAVLAIYTIYRNFEHLIPDAPELIHDFLVNEKDASCKRNAFMMLIHADQDRALDYLSTCIDQVHTFGDILQLVIVELIYKVCHANPSERARFIRCIYNLLQSSSPAVKYEAAGTLVTLSSAPTAIKAAAQCYIDLIIKESDNNVKLIVLDRLIELKEHPTHERVLQDLVMDILRVLSTPDLEVRKKTLQLALDLVSSRNVEELVIVLKKEVIKTNNVTEHEDTDKYRQLLVRTLHSCSVRFPDMAANVIPVLMEFLSDTNEAAAADVLEFVREAIQRFDNLRPLVIEKMLEVFHAIKTVKIYRGALWILGEYCSTKDDIQSVMTEVRRSLGEIPIVENEIKRETGEVKPEDEVSAAPAQKLVTEMGTYVTQSALSSSRPSKKEEDRPPLRGFLMDGDFYVAASLATTLTKVALRYVAIVQDKKRQNSFVAESMLIMVTVLHLGKSSLPKKPITDDDVDRISLCLKVLSECSPLMNDIFNKECRKSLSHMLTVRLEEEKLSQKKESEKRNVTVQADDPISFMQLTAKNEMTSKEDQFQLSLLAAMGNTQRKEAADPLASKLNKVTQLTGFSDPVYAEAYVHVNQYDIVLDVLVVNQTSDTLQNCTLELATLGDLKLVEKPSPLTLAPHDFANIKANVKVASTENGIIFGNIVYDVSGAASDRNCVVLSDIHIDIMDYIQPASCTDAEFRQMWAEFEWENKVTVNTNITDLNDYLQHILKSTNMKCLTPEKALSGFCGFMAANLYARSIFGEDALANVSIEKPIHLGPDAPVNGHIRIRAKSQGMALSLGDKINLSQKKTNI comes from the exons ATGACGGCTGCAGAGAACGTTTGTTACACCCTGATCAATGTTACGTCTGATTCAGAACCCCCGTCTGAAGTCAGCTTGAAAACTGATCTCG AAAAAGGAGAGATCAAGGCAAAGACTGAAGCTCTGAAGAAGGTCATCATCATGATCCTGAACGGGGAGAAGTTGCCAGGACTGCTGATGACCATCATCCGCTTTGTGCTGCCGCTTCAAGACCACACCATCAAAAAGCTGCTGCTGGTGTTCTGGGAGATTGTTCCAAAAACAACCACCGATGGCAAGCTACTTCAGGAGATGATCCTGGTCTGTGATGCCTACAGGAAG GACCTGCAGCATCCCAATGAGTTCATCCGTGGCTCCACTCTGCGTTTCCTGTGCAAACTGAAGGAGTCTGAGTTGCTTGAGCCTCTCATGCCAGCTATCCGAGCCTGCCTGGAGCACCGTCACAGTTACGTCCGCCGTAACGCCGTTCTGGCCATTTACACCATCTACAG GAACTTTGAACATCTCATCCCAGATGCTCCAGAGTTGATTCATGATTTCCTTGTAAATGAGAAAGACGCCAGTTGTAAGAGAAATGCCTTCATGATGCTGATTCATGCAGATCAG GACCGCGCTCTGGATTACCTCAGCACGTGTATCGACCAAGTTCACACTTTCGGCGACATCCTCCAGCTGGTCATCGTGGAGCTGATTTACAAG GTCTGCCACGCTAACCCATCTGAGCGTGCCCGGTTTATCCGTTGCATCTACAACCTGCTGCAGTCCTCCAGTCCGGCTGTGAAGTACGAGGCTGCTGGTACTCTTGTTACCCTCTCCAGTGCTCCCACCGCCATTAAG GCTGCCGCCCAGTGCTACATTGATTTGATTATCAAGGAGAGCGACAACAACGTCAAGCTGATTGTTCTGGATCGCCTGATTGAACTGAAGGAGCACCCCACTCATGAACGTGTACTCCAG GACCTTGTGATGGACATCCTGCGTGTTCTCAGCACTCCTGACCTGGAAGTAAGAAAGAAGACATTGCAGCTGGCCCTGGACCTTGTTTCATCTCGTAATGTAGAGGAG TTGGTGATAGTTTTGAAGAAAGAGGTGATCAAGACGAACAACGTAACAGAACATGAAGACACGGACAAGTACAGGCAGCTGTTGGTGCGCACTCTCCACTCGTGCAGTGTGCGCTTCCCTGACATGGCGGCTAATGTCATACCTGTG CTGATGGAGTTCCTAAGTGACACTAATGAGGCCGCTGCTGCTGACGTGCTGGAGTTTGTTCGAGAGGCGATTCAGAGATTTGACAATTTAAGACCGCTCGTCATCGAGAAGATGCTGGAAGTCTTTCACGCCATCAAAACTGTCAA GATCTACAGAGGAGCGTTGTGGATCTTAGGTGAATACTGCAGTACCAAGGATGACATCCAAAGTGTGATGACAGAAGTACGGAGGTCCCTGGGAGAG ATCCCGATtgtagaaaatgaaataaagagggAGACAGGAGAGGTGAAACCGGAAGATGAAGTGAGTGCGGCTCCAGCGCAGAAGCTGGTGACAGAGATGGGTACCTATGTCACGCAGAGTGCTCTCAGCTCCTCCCGACCCTCCaagaaggaggaggacag ACCTCCGCTCAGAGGCTTCCTGATGGACGGAGACTTCTATGTGGCAGCTTCCCTGGCCACCACGCTCACCAAAGTGGCCTTGCGTTATGTTGCTATCGTTCAAGATAAGAAGAGACAAAAT TCTTTTGTTGCAGAGTCCATGCTGATCATGGTCACCGTGCTGCACCTGGGCAAGTCCTCTCTGCCCAAGAAGCCAATTACAGACGATGATGTGGACCGCATCTCGCTGTGCCTCAAGGTGCTGTCAGAGTGCTCGCCACTTATGAATGACATTTTTAACAAGGAGTGCCGCAAATCCCTGTCACATATGCTGACCGTcagactggaggaggagaagctgtCACAGAAG AAAGAGTCTGAGAAACGTAACGTCACAGTGCAGGCAGACGACCCCATCTCCTTCATGCAGCTCACAGccaaaaatgaaatgacatcTAAGGAGGACCAGTTCCAGCTCAGTCTGCTTGCTGCTATGGGCAACACTCAGAGGAAGGAGGCTGCTGATCCCCTGGCTTCAAAACTCAACAAG GTGACCCAGCTGACGGGCTTCTCAGACCCGGTGTATGCAGAAGCCTACGTTCACGTCAACCAGTATGACATAGTGCTGGATGTGCTCGTTGTTAACCAAACAAGCGACACTCTTCAGAACTGCACTCTTGAGCTGGCTACTTTAG GTGATCTCAAGTTGGTGGAGAAGCCTTCACCTCTCACGCTGGCTCCTCATGATTTTGCAAACATTAAAGCAAATGTCAAAGTGGCTTCGACTGAGAACGGCATTATATTTGGCAACATCG TCTACGATGTGTCGGGAGCTGCTAGCGACAGGAACTGCGTCGTCCTCAGTGACATCCACATCGACATCATGGACTACATTCAGCCGGCCTCCTGCACCGATGCAGAGTTCAGACAGATGTGGGCAGAATTTGAATGGGAAAACAAA GTGACGGTAAACACCAACATCACTGATCTGAACGATTACCTCCAGCATATCCTCAAGTCCACCAACATGAAGTGTCTGACTCCAGAAAAG GCTCTGTCTGGCTTCTGCGGCTTCATGGCTGCCAACCTTTATGCTCGTTCTATCTTTGGAGAAGACGCCCTGGCTAATGTCAGCATTGAGAAGCCCATCCACCTGGGGCCGGATGCACCTGTCAATGGACACATACGCATCAGAGCCAAAAGTCAG GGGATGGCGCTGAGCCTCGGTGACAAAATCAACCTATCccaaaagaagacaaacatcTGA
- the LOC117810318 gene encoding telomere repeats-binding bouquet formation protein 2-like yields MFRDKSAWFSSSVPQARQNIWFVEGGTITCWRKADYLFSEDASSPDTLRIFESKDYLWNKVVVFHSLFLSVCEERHSVKSVCIGHYVLPPASVQDEVREVVGRLIWESEDKPSPVQRSLGSSSCLSDACSEPSDIDSSDSEAPQCSHYPDSNKLTGYITMDKLTKYSGDLRDYHLGCFRCSNCKLSEQLTE; encoded by the exons ATGTTTAGGGACAAGTCTGCCTGGTTTTCAAGCAGTGTGCCTCAGGCAAGGCAAAACATTTGGT TTGTGGAGGGTGGGACCATTACTTGTTGGAGAAAAGCAGATTACCTCTTCAGTGAGGATGCTTCAAGTCCTGATACTCTGAG GATATTTGAGAGCAAGGATTACCTTTGGAATAAGGTGGTGGTTTTCCACagcctgtttctgtctgtctgtgaggagCGCCACAGTGTGAAGTCTGTGTGTATCGGTCATTATGTGCTGCCCCCAGCCTCAGTGCAGGATG AGGTGAGAGAGGTGGTTGGGAGGTTGATTTGGGAAAGTGAAGATAAGCCGTCGCCAGTCCAA cGTTCCCTTGGGAGCAGTAGCTGCCTGAGTGATGCCTG TTCTGAGCCATCTGACATAGATTCATCTGACAGTGAAGCCCCTCAATGCAGCCATTATCCAGATAGTAACAAGCTAACAG GATACATCACCATGGACAAACTGACAAAGTATTCTGGTGATCTGCGTGACTATCATCTTGGATGTTTCCGGTGCTCTAACTGTAAACTGAGTGAACAACTCACTGAATAA